A portion of the Coriobacteriia bacterium genome contains these proteins:
- the proC gene encoding pyrroline-5-carboxylate reductase, with product MKNTIANELQNVLIVGGGRMGQAIAQGMLRIDGMSADNLTIANPGQEKRDHIAAELGVRTVASAAAGMPASCVVLAVKPAKVFEVCAELVDAGIDATTLVISIAAGVSTDKIANVLGAGVPVVRVMPNTPLLCGCGMSAVSAGSAASDQDCELVRALFASMGQAIIVDESEQDVVCAVSGSGPAYFELFAEVIAQTAASLGMRYEDARELVLQTMLGTARLVIETGQSLPDAIDAVSSPGGTTVAALDAMRTAGVEEALKDGVVAAARRSKELGA from the coding sequence ATGAAAAACACCATAGCAAACGAACTCCAAAATGTACTCATCGTAGGTGGTGGTCGCATGGGTCAGGCCATTGCCCAGGGCATGCTGCGTATTGATGGCATGTCTGCGGACAACTTGACCATTGCCAATCCCGGGCAGGAAAAGCGCGATCACATCGCGGCCGAGCTCGGTGTGCGTACCGTTGCGAGCGCGGCAGCCGGTATGCCTGCCAGCTGCGTCGTTCTTGCTGTCAAGCCCGCCAAGGTTTTCGAGGTTTGTGCGGAGCTCGTCGATGCGGGCATCGATGCCACGACCCTCGTCATATCCATCGCCGCGGGTGTCTCCACAGATAAAATCGCGAACGTGCTCGGTGCCGGTGTCCCCGTCGTGCGCGTCATGCCCAATACGCCGCTTCTATGCGGCTGCGGCATGTCTGCGGTAAGTGCCGGCAGTGCCGCAAGCGATCAGGATTGCGAGCTTGTACGTGCGCTCTTTGCCAGTATGGGCCAGGCAATCATCGTGGACGAGTCCGAGCAGGATGTCGTCTGCGCCGTGAGCGGTTCGGGTCCTGCCTACTTCGAGCTCTTCGCGGAGGTTATCGCACAGACCGCAGCCAGCCTGGGGATGCGCTACGAGGATGCACGAGAACTCGTCCTGCAGACCATGCTCGGCACCGCGCGTCTGGTCATCGAGACGGGGCAGAGCCTGCCCGATGCCATCGATGCCGTCAGCAGTCCTGGTGGCACGACAGTCGCCGCACTTGACGCCATGCGCACGGCAGGTGTCGAGGAGGCGTTGAAGGATGGTGTCGTCGCAGCGGCGCGTCGATCGAAGGAGCTGGGCGCATGA